The following DNA comes from Marinilactibacillus sp. Marseille-P9653.
TCGCCTGTTCTTTGCTTTCTAGTAGTCATTGAAACAGAGTATACAAAATCATTATTATAATTATCAAAAATGGCTTTTCTAACTGTCCCCTTGCCTACTCCTGACGGCCCAGATAGAACAATCAATAATCCTCGATCAGTCATTACTACTTCCTTCCCAAAACATTTCTCTCGTTTGAACCCTTATCCTCAATATTACCACATAAAAGAAATCTTTTGGGAATTTTTTTAGTTATTTTTCTTAATGGTTGAATTTATCTTCGAGATAAAGCATATAAAGTGCCAGCATAAAAGGAAATGGTTTGATAGTAGCTACAAATTTGGATAAAATACTTGAAAGATCGTTAGTAGAGTTTTTGAGTGTATTGTAGATAAACAAAGTCATTTGACGATCAGATATAAAAGGAACGTTTTCTTTAATCTTTTCTGCCCATTCTGTTCCACTTAAATGAAATTCGGGTGCAAGTTCACTAAAAGAACCCTCGTTATTTAGAGTCTGTACTCTACTTAATATTTCTCTTTGAAAAGATTCAGCGTTATACGCTTCTTCAGGCAATAATCTAAAACACTTTCCAGCCAGTTCCATCATTACTAACGGGAGTGTTTCGTAAGTAACTTCTTTGTTCCACTTATTTGAGATCTCTCCAACCATATTTATCTGGTATTCCTCATCTTCAAGAAAATCTTCTAAGCCATCATAAACGTTTCCTTGCATGATTTTATTTAGAGAGTGATAAAAAGCACGGTAGTCTTTCTCCATACTGTCTGTTTCAAACGTATACCAGAATCCTTTATATCGATTAGAAAGTTTCATTGTTTCTAGATAGCCTAATTTAATATTTAATGAGGTTCTTTTTTTATTAAACAAGAGCAAATCACCCAATGACCACTGTGTTCGAATCCATTTAGTTGGAACACTATCCACTTGGTGGTCAACGCTAAAAAGACCAGGACCTTGTAAATCTACAACAATCATTTTATCTGGCTTTCTATCTATAACCATCTCATAAGGTATATTGTTTTTATAGCCTCCATCCATATATGGTGTACCATCAATAATGGTTTTTTCCATTGCTGGATACAATGAAGCACTGGCTAACAAGTAATCTTTCAAGCGATTTTCAGGTATATCTTTTAAGTAAAAGAATTCTATTCCCCCAGTATCACCATTCGTTACTGATAGTCCAAAATCAATGGGAGACTTGCGTATGGCTGATTCATCAGTAATATATTCACTAATGAGTTCTTTCAAAGGCGCTGAACTCAATCCTTTGGAGCCAATAGCTTTAATGAAGAAGCCACCTAATGTTCTTTGATAATCATTGAAACTATCAATACTTAATGGAAATTCATAGTCTAGAATTGACGAACCTTCGATATCCTTCCACATGGTTTCAGCCTCTTCAACATTTCCTTGAAGCATCAAAGCTCCGTTTAAAGCGCCTACTGAGGTTCCAGTTATAATATCTGGAACAAAATTCAATTCTTTTAAAGCTTTCCAAACACCAATCTCGAAAGAACCTCTTGCTCCCCCGCCGCCTAGAACAAGTGCACTTTTTTCATCTTCTTTTAAATCGAAAAAATTTTCATTCAATTGTAGTGCCTCCTATTCAGTCAGATCATTCTTGTTTATAGTACAACCTGTTAAGATTTTTGACAACTTTAATCACTTCAAACAAAAAAGCACCGATACCAAGTATCGATGCTTTTTCATATCCCTTAACCCATGTCTTTTACTTTCATCAAACGTGTGATAGAAGCACGTTCTGCTTCATCAAGTTTCATTTGAATAAAGTAAATGGTTTCTTCAAGTTGTGGAATTGTCATGAATTCAAGTGCATTTACACGACGTCTAGTTTTTTCGATTTCATCAGCCATCAATTGACAAGTTTTCTCAATTTCAGCTAACTCTAGCATGTCTGGCATAACTTCAACCAGATATTCAAAGGTCAGATCTAATTCACCATTGGAATTCAGATATCCATAACTTAAGTCTTTTGGATCCCCAGCATTGTCATCATATTGAAAATGCATTTGAGGAACTCGAACACTCATGATATTTTTCTGATCAATGTTTAGATTAACACTTTGAGTCGGCACTGCCATGAGCTCTTCAATAAAGTTCTCATGAACAAGTGACTTAGCCATCGCAAAAGATTGCATAGCTTTAGATAGTTTTTCTTCCACTTCGATACGCAATTCATTGTTTTGACGAATCAACGTAATGAAACGTCTCATCAGTTCATCTTGCTTATCTTTGAGGAGTTTATGTCCTCTAGAAGCTAACGAAAGACGATCTTTAAGGTTTGATAGTTCCATTCGAGTGGGGTTGACATTTAATTTAGCCATTTACCTCACTCTCCTTTTGGTAAATATTTATCCAGCATATCATCCTTGATACGTTTCAGTTCACCACGTGGCAAGACTTTCAATAAGTCCCATCCTAAATCAAGTGTTTCTTGAATCGAACGGTTTGCATAGTTACCTTGATTTACGTATTCTTTTTCGAATTTGTTCGTAAATTCAACATAACTACGGTCACTTTTAGACAAAGCAGCTTCCCCAAGTACTGCAGATAATTCTTTCGCTTCTTTACCTTGTGCATAAGCGGAGAAAATCTGGTTCATTGTAGCTGAGTGGTCTTCACGTGTTTTACCTTCACCAGTACCTTTATCTTTCAAACGAGAAAGAGAAGGTAGTACATCGATTGGTGGTTGATACCCTTGGTTGAATAGGTCACGAGACAGAATGATTTGTCCTTCTGTGATGTAACCCGTTAAATCGGGAATCGGATGCGTGATATCTTCTTCGGGCATTGTCAGGATTGGAATCTGAGTAACAGATCCTTTAGATCCTTCCAGACGTCCAGCACGCTCATATAATGTTGCTAAGTTGGTATACAAGTAACCAGGATATCCACGACGACCAGGAACTTCACGTCTAGCGGCAGAGATTTCACGAAGTGCTTCCGCATAGTTTGTCATGTCAGTCATGATAACTAAAACGTGCATATCTTTCTCAAAAGCTAAATATTCAGCAGCTGTTAGTGCCATACGAGGTGTTGCAATACGTTCGATTGCAGGATCATCTGCCAAGTTGACAAATAATACTGAACGATCAATTGCGCCGGTTTTCTTGAAATCTTCCATGAAGAATTCAGCTTCTTCAAACGTAATACCAATTGCAGCAAATACAACGGCAAATTTGTCATCAGAATTTGTAACACTTGCTTGTCTAGCAATTTGAGCCGCAAGCTCTTTGTGTGGTAAACCAGATGCAGAAAACACAGGTAGTTTTTGTCCACGAACCAAAGTGTTCAAATGATCGATCGTTGAGATACCAGTTTGAATAAATTCATCTGGATAATTACGTGCAATCGGGTTAATTGCAATACCATTGATATCTAAACTTTTTTCAGGGATAAGGTCTGGTCCGCCATCGTTTACGCGGCCCATTCCATCAAACGTACGACCGATCATATCTTCAGATACGTCTAGTGATAGAGGTCTACCTAAAAAACGTACTTTAGTATCTTTCAAGTTAATACCAGTTGACCCTTCAAATAATTGAACAACAGCATTCTCACCGTTAATTTCAAGTACTTGTCCACGTCTTCTAGTACCGTCTTGAAGTTCAATATCAACAAGTTCATCATATTTAACACCTTCAACACCGGTAACGGTCATTAAGGGTCCGACTATTTCGGAAACTGTTTTATACTCTTTAAGCATCTGACTCTACACCACCTTTTTCAATAACCTTTTGAATCGTTTCTTCTGTTTGTTTACGAATATCAGCGAAACGAGAAAGTTCTTCTTCAGGGATAAATTTAGAACGTCCGATTCTTTCACGGATTTCTTCAGTACCCTCATTGATTTCATCATAATAAGCACCTAAGTCCATTGCACGAAGAGCTTTATCTTGGAAATCAAGAATCGTTTCAATCATTTCAAATTGTTTCTCACGAGAAGTATACGTATCAACATCATCAAACGCATTTTGTTGTAGGAAATCTTCACGAATCATTCGAGCAACAACTAATTTCAGTCTGTCTTTCTCAGATAAAGACTCAACCCCAACTAAACGAACGATTTCTTGAAGTTCTGACTCATCTTGTAGTAAAGATTTCACTCGTGTAACTTTACCGTTCCAGTCAACATTTAATTTATTACCAACATATTCATTCATTTCATTTGAATATAAAGAATACGAGCTTAACCAGTTGATAGATGGGAAGTGACGTCTTTGTGCAAGTGATGAATCAAGACCCCAGTAAACTTTAGCTACACGCAAAGTATTTTGTGTAACGGGCTCTGAAGTATCTCCACCTGGAGGTGAAACGGCTCCGATAGCTGTGATTGATCCTTCACGTCCTGTTGAACCTAAAGAAACAACTTTGCCAGCTCTTTCGTAATACTCAGCTAAACGACTACCTAGATAAGCCGGGTAACCTTCATCCCCTGGCATCTCTTCTAGACGACCAGACATTTCACGAAGTGCTTCTGCCCAACGAGAAGTTGAATCTGCCATGATGGCTACTGAGTAACCCATATCACGGAAGTATTCAGCAATTGTAATACCAGTATAGATAGAAGCTTCACGTGCTGCAACGGGCATATTAGAAGTGTTGGCGATCAACACAGTTCTTTCCATGATTGATTTTCCAGTATTAGGATCAATCAATTCAGGGAACTCGTTGATAACGTCCGTCATTTCATTACCACGTTCTCCACAACCAACATAAACAACTAAATCTACATCTGCCCATTTAGCGATCTGGTGTTGTACAACTGTTTTTCCGGCACCAAATGGTCCAGGAACTGCAGCTGCTCCACCTTTTGCAACAGGGAATAATGTATCAATAACACGCTGTCCAGTAATTAATGGTTCAACTGGGTTTAATTTACGTTGAATTGGACGACCACGTCTAACGGGCCATTTTTGAATCATTGTGAATTCTTTGTCGCCATTTTCAGTTTCAATAACATATAGTGGATCTGTAAGTTTATACGTTCCACTAGCAATTGATTTAACTGTTCCATTAACACCATTTGGTACCATGATTCTGTGTTCTAATACACTAGTCTCTTGAACAGTACCTAAAATATCTCCAGAAACAACTTCAGTTCCTACTTCAACTGTAGCTGTGAATTCCCATTCTTTATCTCTGTTCAGTGGCTTGATTTCCATACCACGTTCCAAGAAGTTACTTTGTGTTTTGTCCATAAATTCATCTAATGGTCGTTGAATACCATCAAACATTTGCGCAATCATTCCCGGTGCAAGCTCAACTGACAATGGTTCTCCAGTCGTTTCAACTTTTTCACCAGGTCCAACCATTGAAGTCTCTTCATATACCTGAATAGATGCGATATCTCCTCGCATTTCAATGATTTCACCAATCAATCCTAAATTACCTACTCGGCAAATATCTTGTATATTAGCTGATTCCATATCTTTAGCCGTAACTAAAGGTCCGGAAACACTAACGATTGTTCCGTTACTCAAATTCGTACCCTCCTATAAAATATTTTGACCCACAGCTTTTTCTACGTTTTCTTGGACACGTTTCTTCCCAATGCCGCGTGAACCAGCATGATTCGGGATCAAAATGATGGCAGGTGTTAACTTAGCATCATATCTTCTTATCGTATCTGGGATCAGTTCTGCCAATTGCTCAGTTAAATAAATAACCCCGTATTTCTGGTCTGCGAGTTTGTCAATCGTACGTCTGGTCTCTTTTGCTTCAGAAGCAAAATATACATCGAACCCAAGCATTTTGAATGCCAATACAGATTCTCTGTCTCCAACAACACCAATTTTACTAGGCATAATTCAATCGCATCCTTTCTCTAATTCCATCGGCAGAAACGCCGTTTTCCTTACCAGAGAGAATGAGACGTAGATTTTTGACTTCAGTTTCTTTTGCGTAAATAAAAGCTACAATCGGTAAAGGACCGAAAGACTTCAATTTAGCATCTTGCATCATTTTCATATAGGCATTATCAATTTCAAAATCTAGTTTCACTGGTGAAATCTCGTTTGTATCAGAGTCAACAGATGCTTCAATGATTGATTTATACTTAGTATCTTTCAAAGTGTTTGCAGCTGTACTCATATCTTTATTCGCAATATCCACAAGATCAGCTTTTGGAATAGAACCAGAGCTAGACAAAATCGTAACCAAGAAGTTACGTGTTCTATTCTGTTTCATTGCTCGAGTCAGTGTAGATAAATTCTGGAAATCGATAAAAGTCTCAACCATTTCTGGTATACCTTGCTCACCGGTTTCGTCAGCAAGTATACGCATATGACTGAAGAATCGACGATCTAAAATAATGTCTATTGACTGAGTATTCTGGTACTCATCGTAGTCCGTTTGTACTTCATTTATACTATCCAAGTAAGGCTGAGGAAGAACGTCTGAAGTTCCTGTTCTAACGGCTTGTCTCAATTCAGAGATATCGTAACGTCCAATTGGGATAAACAGGTGATCCAAATCTTGTTCTGTAAACTCCTCTTTGAATAACACTTTTAGATTATGGTATGCATAACGTAAGCCAAAAACTTCTACTAGAGCTTTATTTGGTGAGATTTTAAATAACTCATCAAATGTTTGGTGTAACTCATTCATTAGCATGGTGTCATAATCTTTATCCTCTTTTATTCGATCAACATCATTTCTATATGGGGTTTCACGTAGTACATTTACAGCATCCTCAAATGAGTCAGCTGCCAGCATACGGTCATAATGTCCCCGATTAAGGAGGTTATTTTCATACACACGAATGAGTACATTACTTGAACCATAAGCGGTATCTTTCAAGTTTTTCTCCTCCTTAAACAAATAATTCTTTAGTTATGATCGGTACAATTTCAGATCTAGCATCTTCAATCAATGCATCGAATAAGAAATTGTATTCAATACCTTCTATCTGAACTAGCAATCCAGCTTCATTTTGAACCGTTTCGTTTGAAAGAGTCGCTTCAATTGATGAGCCAGTTGCACTTTCCAACCATGCTTGGTCGATTAAACCGACTGTTTTAGAACCTAGTACAATGGTTACTTTACTTTCTGATTGGAATTGAGAAATAACATCTTTTGTAAACTGTTTAAAAGCTGCTTCGTTAATTTGGTCTAACTCAACTTTAGCATCTTCCAAAACGCGTGAAAGGATTGCTTGTTTAGCAGATAAGACATCATTTCTTTTTTGAATCTCAAGCGTATTGTTACGAATCGTATAGTTTTGTTGTGCGTTTTCGTCAATTGTTTGCTTGCGCGCAATTTTATCTTGCTCTGCTTTAGCGCGAGCCGCCTGAACTTCATCTTCAGCGTTTTTGCGTGCTTCTTCAACACGTTGACGAATAGCTACTTTTTCTTTTTCAATAACTTTTTCTGTCAATAATTTTAAATCCGCCATACTGAACCTCCTTAGTATTTCTTCTTTCAGTAAAGAGTAAAGATTACGTTCAATACGGTCTTTACTCTATTAAAGAAGTGATTCTATTTTTATTATAAGATGATCATTACTAAGGAAATAACGAATCCTAAGATTGCATAAGTCTCAACCATTGCTGAGTAGATGATACCTTTAGTAGTGTGTTCTGGTTTTTGAGCTAAGATTTGCATAGCTGCTGCAGAAACGCGTCCTTGGTTACCGCCTGAAGAAAGACATGTGAATGCTACTGGTAATCCAGCCATAAACAGGTACCAACCTTCTGATACTGCTAATTCAGGAGTGATTTGTAGGAAAATCAAGAATCCGATAACGAAACCGTAAAGACCTTGTGTTGCTGGTAGCATTTGTAGTACTAACGCACGACCAAATGATTCTGGTTGTTCTTTTGTTAATGCTGCTGCAGCTTCACCGGCAATTGCTACCCCGCGTGAAGATCCGATACCTGAAAAGATAACAGCCATAGCTATTCCTAATCCTGCAAAAATTTGACCCATGTTGTCACCTAAAAGTGTTTGTAAAAATTCCATTATATTATTCCTCCATTAATTTAATTAGTTTCTTTTTTTAACCAAATGTGTTTTTCAAGTGTTTTAAGAGGGGTTAATGGCTTACCGCCACCCTCGAAGAATTTACCGAAAAATTCCACGTATTGTAACCTTGATGAATGGACATATGCACTCAAGAATGATAACGCAATGTTCATTCCTTGAAGAGCAATGATCAATACTACCCCGATCGTGAATCTGAACAGTGGCGGTAAGAATCCGATAATCAAGTTAAAGGCCATTGCGATGTTCGCACTTGCTACACCCAATGCCATTAAACGAGTATAACTGACGACGTCTCCGACATAACCAGTAACACCGTACAAGTTGTATAATCCCAATCCGAATCCAAGACCTTTGTTTTTACTGGAAATTGTTGATACGACAATAATCCCTACAACATTAATCAGTGTTAAACCAAGACCAACTTGAGAAACAATTGGTATATTGAAGACCATTGAGCCTAGAACGTAAACAACAAGTCCCAGTAGCATCATTGCCCAAGCATAACCGTCTACATAACTAGAAGCTCTTTGTCCTTGACGATTTTTGATAATTCCGTTCATAACTAACCCAAAAATCAATTGGATTACACCAAGAGCAACAGATAAAATCATGACTTCAATGACGTTATCTTGCAGTGAAAGCACGTGAAAAGGTAACGATATTCCAAAGAAACTTCCGAAAAACAGTCCGAATGCCATAGTAGGATACGATAGTATATGAAGAAACTTCATAAATCTTCTCGTAGAGCCTTCCACACTGAAGAATTTCAATGCGACAAAAGTAACGAGTCCAAGCAAGACTCCGTATCCTAGATCTGCTCCGATCATACCGAAGAAAATCATGAAGAACGGGAACATAAGTGGTGTTGGATCGACTTCATTGTATTTTGGCAAACTAAACATTTCAGTAATCAATTCGAATGGTTTGATTAAATTGCTGTTTTTCAAGACGATTGGAACCTGGTTGAATTCTTCCATTTTCACATCGTCTATCATAACGACAATACTATCTTCTCCAAGTTCAGAATGAAGAGTATTTTTCAATAAATCAACTTTCTCTTCTTCAATCCATCCACTAGCAATAAATAAGTGTTCACTATTTAAAACTAAGTCTTTAGCTAAATCTCTTTGCCCGAGATTATAGTAATATTCTTCTGCTAATTCAAGATCTTTAACAAGTGATTTCCACTCTTTCATTTCTTTTTTAGCAGCGGACTCTTCTTCACGTAAACCTTTTTGAGCATTTAAATTAGCATATAATGCATCTTCTGGTAACAAGTCATACGTGTATTTTAGTTCTCTGAAACTTAATTCTATAACGAGTTTATTGAAAGCTTCTTCATTATCCTTTGGAACAATAATCATATAAGCAGATTCATCTTGTCTACTATAAATTTCTTCAAAGTATACAGTAGCTAACTCATCTAATCCTTGGGTTAATAAAGGTGCATGTTCATTATCAACTGTTCCGATGTGAACATTCAACAACTTAAGTCCTTTAACTTCTTGAGGAAGGAAATTAAGTCCGCGCCATTTTCTTAAAAATGATTCTTCTTCTTGGAGAGCTTTTCTCTGCTCTTCAATTTGATTCAACTTTTGTTCTCTTGAATTCACTTTTTCGATCAAAGCATCCACGTCTACGTTTGAAACATGGCTCTCCAATTCTTCCAAAGAGAAAACATCACGCTTTGTCTTTAATTTTTCAATTGTTCCAGGTTGAGGAACATACTTGTTAACATAAGTGATCGCGTGTTCAATATCTTGAATCTTTGTTTGGAAATCCGCAGTTTCTTTGTAAGAGTCTGTGACTTCAAACTGATCAAGAATTTCTTCTTCTAAAACATCCGATAGTGAAATGACTTCGATACTCTGCATTTCTTGAATAGAACGCAACAATGTTTCTTTGTTCTGTTGCTCGGCCATCAAAGTCAGTTTTTTCATTTTAGCGATTGCCATATCGACGCACTACCTCCTCTGCTATTCGATTGGCTAGAGCATTTTTGTTCTCTTGATAAGCCTGTTCGAACCGCTCTGCTTCTCTACTAGCGGATTCATCCATTTCAGCTTTGTCTTTCTCTAATTTACTACTGTAAATTTGCTCTTGCTCAGACTTGTATTCTGACAACTCTGTTTCAAGTGCTGTTCGAATAGATTCAACTTCTTGAGCTGTTTCTCTTTCGATCTGCTTGATTTCGTCATCAGCGTCTTTCCGTAATTGAGAAGCGCGTGCTTCAGCGTCTTTTACATAATTAATTGCCTCACGGTTCATATCGTGCCTCCTTCCGCCAAAAAGGGCGCAACTAACAAGCCTCTTCTCACCCCAGAAGAAATTATCCTTGAAAGCTCACGCCCAACCGCATTAATATTTTATTTCGACTACGAGTAACATAATACCATACGTCTCACAGGATTTCAATTCGACAGCCATACTATAAATGAAGAGTTTTGTTGCAGAATCAAAGATTGTTAGCACTTGCAACTTCATTTTCTTTATTTTAAGTTTACTCCAACCAATTGTAGACACTCTAATCTAAGATTCTTAATATCACGTGTTTTCAATAGAGTTTTCATCGCTATATTTTGCATGTTTAAAGTTCGTATTTCTTTCTTATAATTTAAGCAATTAATCTTATATAAAAATCCATACTGAAATAAAACTTGGCTAAATTATCCTAAGCTAGGAACAATTTTTTCTGAGTATATTTATCCATAAAAATTTTATAAGTTGAGCGTTCAAATGCTCAAAGTGTGTTTTTTAATTCTTTATTGACAAACGGAATGCGTGTTCGGTATAATCTATTTAAACAAACGTTCGGGAGATGAGCTCATGGAAAAATTTGCAGTTGAAAAAAATCAAATTCTTCATTATTTCAAAGAAACTTATTTAAATCGTAGTCACTTTGCAGTTCACAAACAAATGCCAGCTTTACAGCTAAGACATTTCATCAAACAAGCTGTGCGCAAACAGAAACTTATTACTATACAATTGAATCCATCTGCACACGACTCATCCATATCCGAATGTACTGGAACAGCTTCTTTTTCTCCTTATAGTAGCCAAATTATATTGAATAGCCATAATAGTAATACTGTTCATTTGATAAACAGTGATCAAATCAGACACATTAGACTTGCTAATTAAACTATATGGTTTAAACTTTCGTTTTATTTATTGCTAGTATACTTCTTAACACTAAAAAAGTCTTCAGAGGGAGAAACACGGTCCCTTTGAAGACTTTTTTACTTCATTACAAATGAATCTTATACATACTTATAAAAAATCCTATAGTATTGGCGAAAATAAGCGACTAAATTGCTGCTTGAATAATTCCCATTTAGAATACTGGTCTATGATTTTTCGAGTTAATTCATAGGAAGCTTCCATATCTTTTTCGAAAATGGCTACTTGCTCTCTCGCTAAATGGCGATCGTACATAAAGGTATTAACTTCAAAATTCAGCTTAAAGCTTCGGATATCAAAGTTGGCTGTACCAACTGACAAGATTTCTCCATCTATCACAATCGTCTTTGCATGGATAAATCCAGCATCATAAATATATACTTTAACGCCTGAGTTAATCATCTCTTCAGCATAACTAAGTGTAGCTCGGTATATGAAAGGATGATCCGGTTTGTTAGGAATCATCAATTTAACATCAATACCAGATAAACTCGCAATTTTTATCGTTTCCATTAACGCTTCATCTGGTATGAAATAGGGTGTCTGGATATAAACGGACTCCTTGGCCATACTGATCATTTTAAGAAAACCTTTTTTTATTGCATGCATTTCAGTATCTGGGCCACTGGAAACAATTTGTAGATCAGTAGAGCCTATAAAAGAAGAAACTGGAAAATAATTTTCTTCATAA
Coding sequences within:
- a CDS encoding V-type ATP synthase subunit C, which produces MKDTAYGSSNVLIRVYENNLLNRGHYDRMLAADSFEDAVNVLRETPYRNDVDRIKEDKDYDTMLMNELHQTFDELFKISPNKALVEVFGLRYAYHNLKVLFKEEFTEQDLDHLFIPIGRYDISELRQAVRTGTSDVLPQPYLDSINEVQTDYDEYQNTQSIDIILDRRFFSHMRILADETGEQGIPEMVETFIDFQNLSTLTRAMKQNRTRNFLVTILSSSGSIPKADLVDIANKDMSTAANTLKDTKYKSIIEASVDSDTNEISPVKLDFEIDNAYMKMMQDAKLKSFGPLPIVAFIYAKETEVKNLRLILSGKENGVSADGIRERMRLNYA
- a CDS encoding V-type ATP synthase subunit I, producing the protein MAIAKMKKLTLMAEQQNKETLLRSIQEMQSIEVISLSDVLEEEILDQFEVTDSYKETADFQTKIQDIEHAITYVNKYVPQPGTIEKLKTKRDVFSLEELESHVSNVDVDALIEKVNSREQKLNQIEEQRKALQEEESFLRKWRGLNFLPQEVKGLKLLNVHIGTVDNEHAPLLTQGLDELATVYFEEIYSRQDESAYMIIVPKDNEEAFNKLVIELSFRELKYTYDLLPEDALYANLNAQKGLREEESAAKKEMKEWKSLVKDLELAEEYYYNLGQRDLAKDLVLNSEHLFIASGWIEEEKVDLLKNTLHSELGEDSIVVMIDDVKMEEFNQVPIVLKNSNLIKPFELITEMFSLPKYNEVDPTPLMFPFFMIFFGMIGADLGYGVLLGLVTFVALKFFSVEGSTRRFMKFLHILSYPTMAFGLFFGSFFGISLPFHVLSLQDNVIEVMILSVALGVIQLIFGLVMNGIIKNRQGQRASSYVDGYAWAMMLLGLVVYVLGSMVFNIPIVSQVGLGLTLINVVGIIVVSTISSKNKGLGFGLGLYNLYGVTGYVGDVVSYTRLMALGVASANIAMAFNLIIGFLPPLFRFTIGVVLIIALQGMNIALSFLSAYVHSSRLQYVEFFGKFFEGGGKPLTPLKTLEKHIWLKKETN
- a CDS encoding V-type ATP synthase subunit E family protein, translating into MADLKLLTEKVIEKEKVAIRQRVEEARKNAEDEVQAARAKAEQDKIARKQTIDENAQQNYTIRNNTLEIQKRNDVLSAKQAILSRVLEDAKVELDQINEAAFKQFTKDVISQFQSESKVTIVLGSKTVGLIDQAWLESATGSSIEATLSNETVQNEAGLLVQIEGIEYNFLFDALIEDARSEIVPIITKELFV
- a CDS encoding patatin-like phospholipase family protein; its protein translation is MNENFFDLKEDEKSALVLGGGGARGSFEIGVWKALKELNFVPDIITGTSVGALNGALMLQGNVEEAETMWKDIEGSSILDYEFPLSIDSFNDYQRTLGGFFIKAIGSKGLSSAPLKELISEYITDESAIRKSPIDFGLSVTNGDTGGIEFFYLKDIPENRLKDYLLASASLYPAMEKTIIDGTPYMDGGYKNNIPYEMVIDRKPDKMIVVDLQGPGLFSVDHQVDSVPTKWIRTQWSLGDLLLFNKKRTSLNIKLGYLETMKLSNRYKGFWYTFETDSMEKDYRAFYHSLNKIMQGNVYDGLEDFLEDEEYQINMVGEISNKWNKEVTYETLPLVMMELAGKCFRLLPEEAYNAESFQREILSRVQTLNNEGSFSELAPEFHLSGTEWAEKIKENVPFISDRQMTLFIYNTLKNSTNDLSSILSKFVATIKPFPFMLALYMLYLEDKFNH
- a CDS encoding V-type ATP synthase subunit F; translated protein: MPSKIGVVGDRESVLAFKMLGFDVYFASEAKETRRTIDKLADQKYGVIYLTEQLAELIPDTIRRYDAKLTPAIILIPNHAGSRGIGKKRVQENVEKAVGQNIL
- a CDS encoding V-type ATP synthase subunit K, with product MEFLQTLLGDNMGQIFAGLGIAMAVIFSGIGSSRGVAIAGEAAAALTKEQPESFGRALVLQMLPATQGLYGFVIGFLIFLQITPELAVSEGWYLFMAGLPVAFTCLSSGGNQGRVSAAAMQILAQKPEHTTKGIIYSAMVETYAILGFVISLVMIIL
- a CDS encoding V-type ATP synthase subunit D — translated: MAKLNVNPTRMELSNLKDRLSLASRGHKLLKDKQDELMRRFITLIRQNNELRIEVEEKLSKAMQSFAMAKSLVHENFIEELMAVPTQSVNLNIDQKNIMSVRVPQMHFQYDDNAGDPKDLSYGYLNSNGELDLTFEYLVEVMPDMLELAEIEKTCQLMADEIEKTRRRVNALEFMTIPQLEETIYFIQMKLDEAERASITRLMKVKDMG
- a CDS encoding V-type ATP synthase subunit A, with the protein product MSNGTIVSVSGPLVTAKDMESANIQDICRVGNLGLIGEIIEMRGDIASIQVYEETSMVGPGEKVETTGEPLSVELAPGMIAQMFDGIQRPLDEFMDKTQSNFLERGMEIKPLNRDKEWEFTATVEVGTEVVSGDILGTVQETSVLEHRIMVPNGVNGTVKSIASGTYKLTDPLYVIETENGDKEFTMIQKWPVRRGRPIQRKLNPVEPLITGQRVIDTLFPVAKGGAAAVPGPFGAGKTVVQHQIAKWADVDLVVYVGCGERGNEMTDVINEFPELIDPNTGKSIMERTVLIANTSNMPVAAREASIYTGITIAEYFRDMGYSVAIMADSTSRWAEALREMSGRLEEMPGDEGYPAYLGSRLAEYYERAGKVVSLGSTGREGSITAIGAVSPPGGDTSEPVTQNTLRVAKVYWGLDSSLAQRRHFPSINWLSSYSLYSNEMNEYVGNKLNVDWNGKVTRVKSLLQDESELQEIVRLVGVESLSEKDRLKLVVARMIREDFLQQNAFDDVDTYTSREKQFEMIETILDFQDKALRAMDLGAYYDEINEGTEEIRERIGRSKFIPEEELSRFADIRKQTEETIQKVIEKGGVESDA
- a CDS encoding V-type ATP synthase subunit B, with translation MLKEYKTVSEIVGPLMTVTGVEGVKYDELVDIELQDGTRRRGQVLEINGENAVVQLFEGSTGINLKDTKVRFLGRPLSLDVSEDMIGRTFDGMGRVNDGGPDLIPEKSLDINGIAINPIARNYPDEFIQTGISTIDHLNTLVRGQKLPVFSASGLPHKELAAQIARQASVTNSDDKFAVVFAAIGITFEEAEFFMEDFKKTGAIDRSVLFVNLADDPAIERIATPRMALTAAEYLAFEKDMHVLVIMTDMTNYAEALREISAARREVPGRRGYPGYLYTNLATLYERAGRLEGSKGSVTQIPILTMPEEDITHPIPDLTGYITEGQIILSRDLFNQGYQPPIDVLPSLSRLKDKGTGEGKTREDHSATMNQIFSAYAQGKEAKELSAVLGEAALSKSDRSYVEFTNKFEKEYVNQGNYANRSIQETLDLGWDLLKVLPRGELKRIKDDMLDKYLPKGE